One segment of Paenibacillus sp. FSL R7-0337 DNA contains the following:
- a CDS encoding glycosyltransferase family 2 protein, with protein MTDALFVSLQVILAAIAVYQFAFSLFGLRKKKNKVKHVPQKSFAVLVAAHNEEEVVGALMENLKQLNYPQELYDVFVICDNCTDNTAAIVREHGMNACVRTNSNLRGKGYAIEWMLKELWALPRQYDAVVMFDADNLAHTEFLTEMNNDLCSGGQVIQGYIDTKNPEDSWITAAYGVSYWYINRLWQLSRHNLKMANFLGGTGMCFETNLLKEMGWGATSLVEDLEFTMRSASKGVYPRFNYDAKVFDEKPLTFKASSRQRLRWMQGHFTVARRYFFPLLWQGIKERSLTKFDLALYGANVYIVLLTFLMTAVMFVDNAVFDGPHIANIYGHLPLWLGYFAVGANILTFLLAMALERVKFKKVYLYLLVFPVYLLSWYPITFYAFFTQNNKQWSHTKHTRVVRLEEVQSKQVS; from the coding sequence ATGACAGACGCATTATTTGTTTCGCTCCAAGTGATCTTGGCGGCAATTGCAGTTTATCAGTTTGCATTCTCACTGTTTGGACTGCGCAAGAAGAAGAATAAGGTTAAGCATGTGCCGCAGAAGTCATTTGCCGTGCTGGTTGCCGCGCATAACGAAGAAGAAGTGGTCGGCGCCCTGATGGAAAACCTGAAGCAGCTTAATTATCCCCAGGAACTGTACGATGTATTTGTCATCTGTGACAATTGCACGGATAATACAGCTGCGATTGTACGGGAGCACGGCATGAATGCCTGTGTACGTACCAACAGTAACCTGCGCGGTAAAGGCTATGCTATCGAGTGGATGCTGAAGGAACTGTGGGCGCTGCCGCGCCAGTATGACGCTGTTGTCATGTTCGATGCCGACAACCTTGCACATACAGAGTTCCTGACAGAGATGAACAACGATCTGTGTTCAGGCGGACAGGTCATTCAAGGGTACATCGATACGAAGAACCCGGAGGATTCGTGGATCACGGCTGCTTACGGCGTATCCTATTGGTACATCAACCGGCTGTGGCAGCTGTCGCGCCATAATCTGAAGATGGCTAACTTCCTCGGCGGAACAGGCATGTGCTTCGAGACGAACCTGCTGAAGGAAATGGGCTGGGGCGCAACCAGTCTGGTGGAGGATTTGGAGTTCACCATGCGCAGCGCCTCCAAAGGCGTATATCCAAGATTTAATTATGATGCCAAAGTATTCGATGAGAAGCCGCTTACCTTCAAGGCTTCCTCCAGACAGCGTCTGCGCTGGATGCAGGGTCATTTCACCGTGGCCCGCCGTTACTTCTTCCCGCTGCTGTGGCAGGGGATCAAGGAGCGCAGCCTGACGAAGTTCGACCTGGCACTGTACGGAGCGAACGTATACATTGTGTTGCTTACGTTCCTGATGACTGCCGTAATGTTTGTGGATAATGCTGTGTTCGACGGTCCGCATATTGCGAATATTTACGGACATCTGCCACTGTGGCTCGGGTACTTTGCGGTTGGGGCGAACATTCTGACCTTCCTGCTGGCTATGGCGCTGGAGCGGGTGAAGTTCAAGAAGGTCTATCTGTACCTGCTGGTATTCCCGGTCTATCTGCTCTCGTGGTATCCCATTACGTTCTATGCGTTCTTCACGCAGAACAACAAGCAGTGGAGTCATACCAAACATACGCGCGTAGTCCGGCTGGAAGAAGTACAGAGCAAGCAGGTTTCATAA
- a CDS encoding TIGR01212 family radical SAM protein (This family includes YhcC from E. coli K-12, an uncharacterized radical SAM protein.) produces MSNLQQASSPLLWGDKRFHTWNYEMRGQMDTKVFKVMLDAGFTCPNRDGSIAKGGCTFCSARGSGDFAGSRRDDLVTQFNHIRDRQHQKWPNAKYIGYFQAYTNTYAPVEELREYYEVILQQPGVVGLAIATRPDCLPDDVVEYLAELNQRTYLWVEMGLQTIHQSTSDLINRAHDTACYTEAVAKLRRHGIRVCTHIIHGLPQETHEMMLETVAAVANMGVQGIKIHLLHLMRKTPMVKQYEAGLLRFLEQDEYVKLIADSLEILPPDMIVHRLTGDAPRDALIGPMWSLKKWEVLNAIDQELVARDTWQGKYWRKG; encoded by the coding sequence ATGTCTAATCTTCAACAAGCCTCCTCTCCGCTTCTGTGGGGGGATAAACGGTTCCATACCTGGAACTACGAAATGCGCGGGCAGATGGATACCAAGGTGTTCAAGGTCATGCTCGATGCGGGCTTCACCTGTCCGAACCGTGACGGTTCCATCGCCAAAGGAGGCTGTACGTTCTGCAGTGCCAGAGGGTCAGGCGATTTCGCCGGAAGCCGACGGGATGATCTGGTCACCCAGTTCAACCATATCCGCGACCGCCAGCATCAGAAATGGCCGAATGCCAAATATATCGGCTACTTCCAGGCCTATACCAATACGTATGCTCCAGTCGAGGAGCTAAGGGAATATTATGAAGTCATTCTGCAGCAGCCCGGGGTTGTCGGCCTAGCCATAGCCACCCGCCCGGACTGCCTCCCGGATGATGTAGTGGAGTATCTCGCGGAGCTGAACCAGCGCACCTATCTATGGGTGGAGATGGGGCTTCAGACCATTCATCAGTCCACTTCGGATCTGATTAACCGCGCACATGATACCGCCTGCTATACTGAAGCTGTTGCCAAGCTCCGCCGTCACGGCATCCGGGTGTGTACTCACATCATTCACGGGCTGCCTCAGGAAACACATGAGATGATGCTGGAGACTGTAGCTGCTGTAGCCAATATGGGGGTTCAGGGAATCAAAATTCACCTGCTTCACCTCATGCGCAAAACGCCGATGGTGAAGCAGTACGAAGCCGGGCTGCTGAGATTCCTGGAGCAGGATGAATATGTGAAGCTCATCGCCGATTCTCTGGAAATTCTGCCGCCGGACATGATCGTCCACCGGCTGACTGGTGATGCCCCGCGCGATGCCCTGATCGGCCCGATGTGGAGCCTCAAGAAATGGGAAGTGCTGAATGCCATTGACCAGGAACTGGTTGCCAGGGACACCTGGCAGGGTAAGTACTGGAGGAAGGGCTGA
- the rpmI gene encoding 50S ribosomal protein L35, with translation MPKMKTHSSLKGRFKITGTGKVLRYKAHKNHLLSHKSKRAKRVLNGNPVMAPGDVRRLKQGLANLK, from the coding sequence ATGCCTAAAATGAAAACACATAGCAGCCTGAAAGGCCGCTTCAAGATCACTGGAACTGGTAAAGTATTGCGTTACAAAGCTCACAAGAACCACTTGCTGTCCCACAAATCGAAACGTGCAAAACGCGTATTGAACGGCAATCCGGTAATGGCCCCTGGGGATGTAAGACGTTTGAAACAAGGACTCGCTAACTTGAAATAG
- a CDS encoding ABC transporter ATP-binding protein, producing the protein MSAAAPVVELKQITKRFPGIVANDSISLTLEKGEIHALLGENGAGKSTLMNIVFGLYQPDEGSIEIDGKPVIIDNPNKAIELGIGMVHQHFKLVDPFTVTENIVLGMEPKKGLKIDYKSAAEQVRKLSEQYGLQVNPNAKIHDISVGMQQRVEIMKTLYRGADILIFDEPTAVLTPQEITELMAIMKRLVAEGKSIILITHKLKEIMQISDRVTIIRRGKVIDTVKTSETNPNELAEKMVGRGVTFKVDKQTPHIGESILKLSNVSSKSKDGVPVLNGLSFEVKAGEILGIAGVDGNGQSELIQAITGLRKIDSGSIQVSGKEIANLSPRKVSEMNVSHIPEDRHKHGLVLDFTVSENMVLETYYKSPYNQNGFLNTDVINKHAEDLVRQFDVRTPSIENKARSLSGGNQQKAIIAREIDKNPTLLIAAQPTRGLDVGAIEFVQKQLIAQRDQGKAVLLISFELDEIMNVSDRIAVIYEGQIVGEVFPQDTNDQELGLMMAGSLKRGGHADV; encoded by the coding sequence ATGAGTGCTGCGGCTCCTGTCGTAGAGTTGAAGCAAATCACAAAACGCTTTCCCGGTATCGTTGCGAACGACTCTATTAGTCTGACGCTGGAAAAAGGGGAGATCCATGCGCTGCTTGGTGAGAACGGGGCAGGCAAATCAACCTTAATGAATATCGTATTCGGACTGTACCAGCCCGATGAAGGCAGCATCGAAATCGACGGGAAACCGGTTATTATTGATAACCCCAATAAAGCTATTGAGCTTGGCATTGGTATGGTTCACCAGCATTTCAAGCTTGTTGATCCTTTTACGGTCACCGAGAACATTGTTTTGGGTATGGAACCGAAGAAAGGTCTTAAAATTGACTATAAATCCGCTGCGGAGCAGGTTCGTAAGCTATCTGAGCAGTACGGGCTCCAAGTCAATCCAAATGCCAAAATTCATGACATTTCGGTAGGCATGCAGCAACGGGTAGAAATTATGAAAACCCTGTACCGCGGAGCGGATATACTTATATTCGACGAGCCTACTGCTGTACTTACGCCGCAGGAAATTACGGAACTGATGGCGATTATGAAGCGGCTCGTTGCTGAAGGTAAATCCATTATCCTGATCACGCATAAGCTGAAGGAAATTATGCAGATCTCCGACCGTGTCACCATTATCCGGCGCGGCAAGGTAATTGATACTGTGAAGACCTCCGAGACCAATCCTAATGAGCTGGCTGAGAAGATGGTCGGACGCGGGGTTACGTTCAAAGTGGACAAGCAGACACCTCACATTGGCGAGAGCATCCTGAAGCTGTCTAATGTGAGCAGCAAGAGCAAGGATGGCGTGCCTGTGCTGAATGGCCTTAGCTTCGAAGTGAAGGCAGGGGAGATACTCGGAATCGCCGGAGTGGACGGTAACGGCCAGAGTGAGCTGATTCAGGCCATTACCGGGCTGCGCAAGATTGACTCAGGTTCGATCCAGGTCTCCGGCAAGGAGATTGCTAATCTGTCACCGCGTAAGGTATCTGAAATGAATGTCTCCCATATTCCGGAGGACCGTCACAAGCATGGTCTGGTGCTCGACTTCACTGTGAGTGAGAACATGGTTCTGGAGACGTATTATAAGAGTCCATATAACCAGAACGGATTCTTGAACACAGATGTGATTAACAAGCATGCTGAAGACCTGGTAAGGCAGTTCGATGTGCGTACACCGTCCATAGAGAACAAAGCTCGCTCCTTATCCGGCGGTAATCAACAAAAAGCGATTATTGCGCGGGAAATAGACAAGAATCCGACTCTTCTGATTGCCGCACAGCCAACACGCGGTCTGGATGTCGGGGCGATTGAATTTGTACAAAAGCAGCTTATTGCCCAGCGGGACCAAGGCAAGGCTGTGTTGCTTATTTCTTTTGAATTGGATGAAATCATGAATGTGTCTGACCGGATTGCCGTTATTTATGAAGGCCAGATTGTCGGAGAAGTATTCCCGCAGGATACGAATGACCAGGAACTGGGTCTGATGATGGCGGGCAGTTTGAAGCGGGGAGGTCATGCGGATGTCTAG
- a CDS encoding acyl-CoA thioesterase, with amino-acid sequence MEQEHTPQAAPDFKYCHESRVFKTGRVFPNDVNNHKTLFGGKLMSTIDEVASISAMRHCRVNVVTASADSVDFLLPIRPTDSVCFESFVSWTGRTSIEVFVKIISENLYTGERAVAATSFLTFVAMNEDGTTAPVPAIVAQTDEEKLICQSADERSALRKLRRSSSKKLASLLSTTKYWE; translated from the coding sequence ATGGAACAAGAACACACACCACAAGCTGCACCCGACTTCAAATACTGTCACGAATCCCGCGTATTCAAAACCGGCCGTGTCTTCCCCAATGATGTGAACAATCACAAGACACTGTTCGGCGGCAAGCTGATGAGCACCATTGATGAAGTGGCCTCCATCTCGGCTATGCGCCACTGCCGGGTCAACGTGGTAACAGCCTCCGCTGACTCTGTAGACTTCCTCCTGCCGATCCGGCCGACGGACTCCGTCTGCTTCGAATCCTTTGTCTCCTGGACGGGCCGCACCAGCATCGAGGTATTCGTCAAGATTATCTCTGAGAATCTCTATACAGGCGAACGCGCCGTTGCCGCTACTTCCTTCTTGACCTTCGTAGCCATGAATGAAGACGGCACTACAGCCCCTGTTCCGGCCATCGTGGCCCAGACCGACGAAGAGAAGTTGATCTGCCAGTCTGCGGACGAGCGGTCCGCCTTGCGCAAGCTGAGACGCTCCAGCAGCAAGAAGCTCGCTTCGCTGCTCAGCACTACGAAATACTGGGAATAG
- the infC gene encoding translation initiation factor IF-3: MINDEIRAKEVRLVGAEGEQIGIKPIREALQMAIDLNLDLVNVAPQAKPPVCRIMDYGKFRYETQKKEKEARKNQKIVDLKEVWFRANIEEHDYQTKFRNVIKFLGEGDKVKCSVRFRGREITHASIGQKILERVKSEVEEIAVVERQPKLEGRSMIMILAPKPQ, translated from the coding sequence ATGATCAATGATGAAATTCGTGCCAAAGAGGTTCGGCTGGTCGGAGCAGAGGGTGAACAAATCGGGATCAAGCCGATCCGCGAGGCGTTACAAATGGCGATCGATCTTAATCTGGATTTAGTCAACGTAGCACCGCAGGCGAAGCCGCCGGTATGCCGCATCATGGATTACGGCAAGTTCCGTTATGAAACGCAGAAGAAAGAGAAAGAAGCCCGTAAGAACCAGAAGATCGTGGATCTCAAGGAAGTCTGGTTCCGTGCAAACATTGAGGAACATGATTATCAGACCAAGTTCCGCAATGTAATCAAGTTCCTGGGTGAAGGCGATAAAGTGAAGTGCTCCGTCCGTTTCCGCGGCCGTGAGATTACCCACGCTAGTATCGGCCAGAAGATCCTGGAGCGCGTGAAGAGCGAAGTAGAAGAAATTGCTGTTGTAGAGCGCCAGCCTAAGCTGGAAGGCCGCAGCATGATTATGATTCTGGCTCCGAAGCCCCAATAA
- the trmB gene encoding tRNA (guanosine(46)-N7)-methyltransferase TrmB: protein MRLRGRKGIRESLEEQTDLVILEPRSLKGRWSELFGNDHPIHVEFGMGKGQFISQMSFKYPEINFIGVDMYDELVRRAAEKARNVWEPAGEETPPNVRVALANIDYAEEVFAPGELERIYLNFSDPWPKSKHARRRLTHPRFLDKYRGLLSPLGEIHLKTDSRSLFEFSLNAFADYGLQMKNISLDLHEGGVINEEHVMTEYETKFYGRGVNIHRCEAIVGDEALKQYQATRLDKYRL from the coding sequence ATGCGTTTACGCGGAAGAAAAGGAATACGTGAAAGTCTTGAGGAGCAGACCGATCTGGTCATCCTGGAACCACGCAGCCTGAAGGGGCGCTGGTCCGAATTGTTCGGCAATGACCATCCGATTCATGTGGAATTCGGAATGGGCAAGGGGCAGTTTATCAGTCAAATGAGCTTCAAATACCCGGAGATTAATTTCATCGGCGTAGATATGTATGACGAGCTGGTACGGCGCGCAGCCGAGAAGGCCCGGAATGTATGGGAGCCGGCAGGCGAAGAGACACCGCCGAACGTGAGAGTGGCGCTGGCCAATATCGATTACGCAGAGGAAGTGTTTGCTCCGGGGGAGCTGGAACGGATCTATCTCAACTTCAGTGATCCCTGGCCGAAAAGCAAGCATGCCCGCCGCCGTCTGACGCATCCGCGTTTTCTTGATAAATACCGCGGACTGCTCAGTCCGCTCGGCGAAATCCATTTGAAGACGGATTCCCGCAGCCTGTTTGAATTCTCGCTTAATGCCTTTGCGGACTACGGTCTGCAGATGAAGAATATTTCCCTTGACCTGCATGAGGGCGGCGTGATCAACGAAGAGCATGTAATGACCGAATACGAGACCAAGTTCTATGGACGCGGCGTGAACATTCACCGCTGCGAGGCGATTGTCGGAGATGAGGCGCTGAAGCAATATCAGGCCACCCGTCTGGACAAGTACCGGCTCTAG
- the rplT gene encoding 50S ribosomal protein L20 — protein sequence MARVKGGFVVRRRHKKVLKLAKGYFGSKHRIFKTAKEQVMKSMVYAYRDRRQTKRNFRRLWIVRINAAARLNGLSYSKLVYGLKLAGVEVNRKMLADLAVNDLNAFNSLAVVAKEKINA from the coding sequence ATGGCAAGAGTTAAAGGCGGATTTGTAGTTCGTCGTAGACATAAAAAAGTATTGAAGCTGGCAAAGGGTTACTTCGGTTCCAAGCACCGCATTTTCAAAACAGCTAAAGAGCAAGTAATGAAATCGATGGTTTACGCATACCGTGACCGTCGTCAGACTAAACGTAACTTCCGCAGACTGTGGATCGTTCGTATTAATGCTGCAGCCCGTTTGAACGGTCTGTCTTACAGCAAGCTTGTATACGGCCTGAAATTGGCTGGTGTAGAAGTGAACCGTAAGATGCTGGCTGATCTGGCAGTGAACGATCTGAACGCCTTCAACTCCCTGGCTGTAGTTGCCAAAGAGAAGATCAACGCGTAA
- a CDS encoding glycosyltransferase — MRKKRILLLSEGFGAGHTQAAYALSSSLRKLSPEVQTKVLELGSFLNPKVAPLIVSAYRKTVTSQPRLMGYVYRHQKSFNRLTTLALHHLFYTHAQNIVKQLKPDIIVCTHFIPGAVISRLKRLHPSLKAPLITVITDYDAHASWISPQVDRYLVSTPEVKAKLRRRGVAAFKIRVTGIPVHPNFWEQHGREDIQEQFKLLRIPTVMVMGGGWGMMNDEVVNAALAGWRDKVQIVFCLGQNDKLLQLMKQDTRFRHPNIRLLGFTREIDKLMEVSDLLVTKPGGMTCSEGLAKGIPMLFHSPLPGQEEENCRYFTAAGLGEPISSLEVVDRWMERLLNDYGNVRAARKAHLEAISRYNPLQSAQSIIDMLDKPRAEQGK; from the coding sequence TTGCGCAAAAAAAGAATATTATTGCTGTCGGAGGGCTTCGGTGCCGGGCATACCCAGGCTGCATATGCGCTGTCGAGCAGCCTGCGGAAGCTGTCTCCGGAGGTGCAGACCAAGGTGCTGGAGCTGGGAAGCTTCCTGAATCCCAAGGTGGCCCCGCTCATTGTCTCGGCCTACCGCAAGACGGTCACCTCCCAGCCCCGGCTGATGGGCTACGTGTACCGTCACCAGAAATCATTCAATCGTCTTACCACACTTGCCCTGCACCACTTGTTTTATACGCATGCCCAAAATATTGTAAAGCAGCTGAAGCCGGACATTATCGTCTGTACCCACTTCATTCCCGGCGCTGTTATCTCACGCCTGAAGCGGCTTCATCCGTCGCTGAAGGCCCCGCTGATTACGGTTATTACGGATTATGACGCCCATGCCAGCTGGATCAGCCCGCAGGTTGACCGCTATCTGGTATCCACCCCTGAGGTCAAGGCGAAGCTGCGCCGCCGCGGCGTTGCCGCCTTCAAGATCCGGGTAACCGGCATCCCGGTGCACCCGAACTTCTGGGAGCAGCACGGCCGGGAAGACATTCAAGAGCAGTTCAAGCTGCTGCGTATTCCGACGGTCATGGTCATGGGTGGTGGATGGGGCATGATGAACGACGAAGTAGTGAACGCAGCTCTCGCCGGATGGCGGGACAAGGTGCAGATTGTGTTCTGCCTCGGCCAGAATGACAAGCTGTTGCAGCTGATGAAGCAAGATACGCGGTTCAGGCACCCTAACATCCGGCTGCTGGGCTTCACCCGGGAGATTGACAAGCTGATGGAGGTATCCGACCTGCTGGTGACCAAGCCGGGCGGCATGACCTGCAGCGAAGGCTTGGCCAAGGGCATTCCAATGCTCTTCCACTCTCCCCTGCCGGGCCAGGAAGAAGAGAACTGCCGGTACTTCACTGCCGCCGGCTTGGGGGAGCCGATCAGCTCCCTCGAAGTAGTTGACCGGTGGATGGAGCGGCTGCTGAATGATTATGGGAATGTCCGTGCGGCGCGCAAGGCTCATCTGGAGGCCATCTCCAGGTACAACCCGCTGCAAAGCGCCCAAAGCATTATTGATATGCTGGATAAACCGCGCGCAGAACAGGGAAAGTAG
- a CDS encoding ABC transporter permease, whose translation MSRLRKIFATDVYIVPLVAILMGFLVGAIVMLFGGYDPIAAYSALFKRVFGSPYDFGEAIREMTPLMLTGLAVAFAFRSGMFNIGADGQVMIGMTAASVVGIKLGGVLPSFLLVPLAVIAAAVCGGLWAGIAGYLKAKRGINEVITTIMLNWIALFLSNYIVRTFLLLQGQNRSEDNPASLSMTFLFSTFDNARLHWGTVIALAAATFFYVYLWKTKQGYEMRAVGLNPHAAEYAGMNVGRNVVKAMFISGVFAGLAGAGEVLGVFHYQSVFAASPGYGFDGIAVALLGLTHPLGVILAAILYGTLTYGSAGMSFGADVPPELIRIVIGSIIFFIAAQGIVRWVLKPFYFKRKKEKVL comes from the coding sequence ATGTCTAGACTCCGGAAAATATTCGCAACAGACGTCTATATCGTTCCGCTTGTAGCGATTCTAATGGGCTTCCTGGTGGGTGCTATTGTCATGCTGTTTGGCGGTTACGATCCTATCGCAGCCTACTCTGCGCTGTTCAAGCGTGTGTTCGGCAGCCCGTACGATTTCGGTGAGGCGATCCGCGAGATGACTCCGCTGATGCTTACGGGTCTGGCCGTAGCCTTTGCCTTCCGTTCAGGGATGTTTAACATCGGTGCGGACGGACAGGTCATGATCGGGATGACGGCTGCATCTGTTGTCGGCATTAAGCTTGGCGGGGTATTACCGAGCTTCCTGTTAGTCCCGCTTGCGGTCATAGCGGCTGCTGTATGCGGCGGGCTATGGGCCGGTATTGCCGGATATCTGAAGGCCAAGCGCGGAATTAATGAAGTTATTACAACGATCATGTTGAACTGGATTGCGCTCTTCCTGTCGAATTATATTGTCCGGACCTTCCTGCTTCTCCAAGGGCAGAACCGGTCGGAGGATAATCCGGCTTCTCTCTCCATGACCTTCCTCTTCTCCACCTTTGATAATGCCCGCTTGCACTGGGGAACTGTGATTGCCCTGGCGGCAGCCACCTTCTTCTATGTCTATCTGTGGAAGACCAAGCAGGGTTACGAAATGCGTGCAGTAGGCTTAAATCCGCATGCTGCCGAATATGCGGGAATGAATGTCGGACGCAATGTGGTGAAGGCCATGTTCATCAGCGGCGTGTTCGCAGGCCTCGCAGGCGCCGGTGAAGTGCTGGGCGTATTCCATTATCAATCGGTATTCGCAGCTTCACCTGGTTATGGATTCGACGGTATCGCTGTTGCCTTGCTCGGACTGACCCATCCGCTGGGTGTCATTCTTGCTGCCATTCTATACGGCACGCTGACGTACGGCTCGGCAGGGATGAGCTTTGGTGCGGATGTGCCGCCGGAGCTGATCCGTATTGTAATCGGTTCGATTATATTCTTCATTGCTGCGCAAGGCATTGTACGCTGGGTGCTCAAACCGTTTTACTTCAAGCGCAAGAAAGAGAAGGTGTTATAG
- a CDS encoding phosphatase PAP2 family protein yields MRPLFKKLHLLEQRVFQWINGRMHNPFLNFWLFYLTHLGGATSAIGINLLVWAVCPQPWRTTGLQALAALAISHVPVAIAKKLYPRLRPYLALPDTNTFRNPLKDHSFPSGHTTAIFASTVPYMIAYPVLTAVLLPLACTVGFSRIYLGLHYPSDVLAGAVIGSGVAAGTLALWI; encoded by the coding sequence ATGAGACCTTTATTCAAGAAACTGCATCTCCTGGAGCAGCGGGTGTTTCAATGGATTAACGGACGGATGCATAATCCGTTTCTGAACTTCTGGCTCTTCTACCTCACTCATCTCGGAGGTGCAACAAGTGCGATCGGTATCAATCTTCTGGTCTGGGCAGTATGCCCGCAGCCATGGAGAACTACAGGACTGCAAGCGCTGGCCGCGCTGGCGATAAGCCATGTGCCCGTCGCTATCGCCAAAAAGCTCTACCCGCGCCTGCGGCCTTATCTGGCCCTGCCGGACACCAATACGTTCCGTAATCCGCTTAAGGATCATTCTTTTCCTTCAGGCCATACGACCGCTATCTTCGCCTCAACGGTTCCTTATATGATAGCCTACCCTGTCCTGACTGCGGTTCTGCTTCCTCTGGCCTGCACAGTCGGCTTCTCCCGGATCTACCTCGGGCTGCATTATCCGTCTGATGTCCTGGCTGGAGCGGTCATTGGGTCTGGAGTCGCAGCCGGTACGCTTGCCCTCTGGATATGA
- a CDS encoding BMP family ABC transporter substrate-binding protein, whose translation MKKFYQLSLVMVMAFTVILAGCGNNNSANSGSNAGTATNAPTDAAATEAPAPTEAPKAVKLGLVTDVGGVNDKSFNQSSWEALQAMEKEFGAEIKYLQSKSNADYEPNLNQFVKGGYDLTWGIGFDLGDAVLKVAKENPNANLAIIDSVVDAPNVESVTFAENEGSFLVGVVAGLTTKTNKVGFIGGMESPVIKRFEVGFKAGVEAVNPNATVKITYAGAYDKPDTGKSLAATLYNDGNDIIFPAAGATGNGVFNEAKSRNKAGGSKVWVIGVDKDQSLEFGDDVTLTSMIKRVDEAVKKVSQQVVDGTFKGGTTTVLSLKDNGVGLPETSKANVSADILAKVDEYSKQIIDGTIVVPAE comes from the coding sequence ATGAAGAAGTTTTACCAACTATCTTTGGTTATGGTTATGGCCTTCACTGTCATTCTGGCAGGATGCGGTAACAATAACAGCGCTAACTCCGGCTCCAATGCTGGAACAGCAACTAATGCACCAACAGACGCAGCTGCAACAGAAGCACCGGCACCAACCGAGGCTCCTAAGGCTGTCAAGCTGGGCCTTGTAACTGACGTAGGCGGAGTTAACGATAAGTCCTTTAACCAGTCTTCTTGGGAAGCACTGCAGGCTATGGAGAAGGAATTTGGCGCTGAGATCAAATACCTGCAGAGTAAATCCAATGCAGATTATGAGCCTAACCTTAACCAGTTCGTTAAAGGCGGCTATGACCTGACTTGGGGAATCGGCTTCGACCTTGGCGATGCAGTGCTGAAGGTTGCCAAAGAGAACCCGAATGCTAACCTTGCGATCATCGACAGTGTAGTAGATGCCCCTAACGTTGAATCTGTAACCTTTGCCGAGAACGAAGGCTCCTTCCTGGTAGGTGTAGTTGCAGGTCTGACAACCAAAACCAACAAAGTAGGCTTCATCGGCGGTATGGAAAGCCCGGTTATCAAACGTTTCGAAGTGGGCTTCAAAGCCGGCGTAGAAGCGGTTAACCCTAATGCAACTGTGAAAATCACTTATGCAGGTGCGTATGACAAGCCTGATACTGGTAAATCCTTGGCAGCTACCCTGTATAATGATGGCAATGACATCATCTTCCCTGCTGCAGGCGCAACAGGCAACGGCGTATTTAACGAAGCGAAGTCCCGCAACAAAGCCGGCGGTTCCAAAGTATGGGTTATCGGCGTTGACAAAGACCAATCCCTGGAATTCGGTGATGATGTAACGCTGACTTCCATGATCAAACGTGTTGACGAAGCGGTTAAGAAGGTTTCCCAGCAGGTTGTTGATGGTACATTCAAAGGCGGTACTACAACTGTTCTTAGTCTGAAAGACAACGGTGTAGGCCTTCCTGAAACATCCAAAGCTAACGTTAGCGCAGATATTCTGGCTAAGGTTGACGAATACAGCAAGCAAATCATTGATGGAACAATCGTTGTTCCTGCCGAGTAA